Sequence from the Pseudophaeobacter arcticus DSM 23566 genome:
GCCTGGTGCCATGCGCCCTCGGGGGTTTTTGACCCCAAAGGCGCCGAGGCCGGTGAAATTCTCGCGGAATTGAACAGCAGGGGCATCCGGCTGTGTTTTCTGGCCCTGGGCGCCCCCAAGCAGGAAAGCCTGGCCCATCGCGGCCGCAGCGCGGCGCCGCTGGTGGGCTTTGCCTCGATTGGGGCGGGGTTGGATTTTCTGGGCGGCCACCAAAGGCGGGCGCCGCTCTGGGTACGCAAGATTGCCATGGAATGGCTGTGGCGCGCCTTGAGCAGCCCAGGCCGGATGGTGCCACGCTATGCCAAATGCTTTGCCATTCTGCCCGGTCAGATCTGGAAGGCCCTGCGCAACCGGCCCAAACTGTAGCTCCCGAACACCCGTATTCTACCTGGATTTGCCAGGACCGTGAGGGGTAGATCCGAGAGGGGGAAGGACGAGTAGGGGAGGGCTGGGTTAGGCAGCACCGGGTTCGGCAGGAGCGGGTTAGGGAACACCGGGTTAGGCAGAACAGGGGGCAAACCCGGCAAGGGGGGGCTCCCGCGCCTGCAGATGGGGGCTATGCCCCCCACTTGGCAGCCTTGGGCCCGGCGCTGTCTCTGGCGAGCCAGCGCTGCAGCGCATTCATCCAGGCCTTGTGGCCAAGGGAGCAGGCGCCAAAGGGCGGGCGGAAAGCGCCTATTTATACTCCAATATCTTGCGGTTTTTACCACGCAAGCGGTCCCAGAAATACTCTGCTACACCGGCGCATTCGGCAAATTTCCCCAGCAGCGAGAAGCAAGCAGGCCGCAGCCCCATGCGCGGCGTGAGACGCGCCAGCTGCAGTGGGTAAATCACTGCGGCCAGCAGCGCCCAGGGGGTGATCGCCACAGTGCTCAGCAGCAGAGCCAGCGGCAGAGCCCCGCCCCAGAGCAAGGCGCGGCGGGTCTCGGTGACCCAGTGCCGGTCTGGTGAGGCCCCATGCAGAGCAGCGCCCTGGGCAAAGGCATAGCCGGCCCGGCGGCTGCGCTTCCACCATTGGCCAAAGCGGGTCATCTGCGCATCATGCAGGGTCATTTCCGCATCAATCCGCCAGATTTTCCAGCCCTTGCGGCGCAGGCGCAGGCACATCTCGGGTTCTTCGCCAGCGATCAGATCGGCGCGGTATCCGGCCACGGCGCGCAGGGCCTCCAGCCGCATCAGCGCATCGCCGCCGCAGGCCCTGGCCTCGCCTATGGGCGTGTCCCACTCGCTGTCGCACAGCTGGTTATAGATCGAAGCCTCTGGAAAGCGCTCGCGGCGGCGGCCGCAGACCACGGCCACCTCTGGGTGGTGCTGCAAAAACGCCGCAGCCTGGGGGATCCAGCTGGCGTCCACCTCGCAATCGCCATCAACCAGCTGCACAAACCCCTGTTCGCCCTGCAACCGGTCCAGCCCTGCATTGCGGGCGCGGGCCGCGGTGAAGGGCCGCGCCATATCCAGCTCCACCACCTCGACCCCCAGCGCCAGCGCCGCTTTGGTCGAGCCATCGCTAGAGCCGCTGTCGACGTAGATCAGCCGGTGTATCTGCGGTTGCAGCGAGGCAAGGCAGGTGAGCAGACGAGTGCCTTCGTTGCGGCCTATCACCACGGCGCTGATGAGAGGGGGAGTGTACGCAGGGGATCCCGTCATTGTGAGGTCTCGCTGTTCTTCAGGGGCCTCATTGTGTGACTGGCCAGATAGGCACTATAGGCGGGATCGGCCTGCAGGAAGCCCTGCTGTTGCAGGGTCGCGAGAGCCGGGGCGCGCTGCGCCTGTGGCGACCAGAGGCTGATATCCGGGGAGTGCTGCAAAACCGCCAGCCGCTGGCGATCTTCGCCATGGGCAATCGAGGCCGCCGCCACCGAGGCCCGGTCCCGCGCCAGCGCATCATTGGCAAATTTGTAGTGCTTTATCAGCGCCGACATCGGCGCCAGCCGCAGCCCGGTCGAGGCATGGGGATGAACGGCGGGGGTGACACCGGCGCCCACATAGATCAGCGGGTGCTTGGTCAGGCAGCAGCTCTCGCCAAAGACCTTGCCACGGATGCCGCCAAACAGCAGCTGTGGCGCGGGCGGCGTGATTTTGTTTTGGTGCAGAAAATAGCCCAATCCTGTCGCAGGGCTTTGGTAGTCATAGGCGGTGACGCTGCTGATATCGCAGTGATCAAATTGCTGCAACACCTGCAGGTAGGGCAGCGCAGCGACCGTGGACAGAGGCGCCTTTGGGAACATTTCCAGCATCTGGGCCATAAGTCCGGTATAGCCCTGATCGGTCAGAAAACCGGTCAGCCCCCGCAGGCCAATCTCTGCCCGGCCCTCAAAATCAAAGATCTCATCCATATCGGCGATGAGACACCAGCGGTCGGTGGCATAGCGTTTGGCGGCATAGCTGCGAAAGTCGTTTTCATAGTCTCCCCAGGGCAGGGTCGATTGCAGGATGCTCACCCCGGGCTGTTGGCGCAGCCGGTCCAGTGTGCCCTCGCGCGAGCCGTTGTCGAAAAAGACAAAATGTGCGACCCCGAGGCGGCGATAATGGTCAAAAAAGCCGTCCAGATAGTAGGCGCCATCGCGCACCAGCGCGACCAGAACCACCTCATCTGCTGCGGCGATCCGCTGTTTTGGCCCATGCAGATGACGCAGAGAGGCGAAAAATCGGGCGCGGTGCAGCGCAGAGCCGAGGCGTTTTGTGATGCGGGCAGCAATGGCGGGCTGCGGCGGGTGGTCACTCATGCAATCTGTCCAGCTGTCGGGTCTGTCGGGGCAGGTTAAGCGGCTGCTCCGGTTTGGAAAAGCATTTGCAGGCCTAGTGAAGACATGTGTCGAAATTGCGCCGCCGGGACGGAGCGCTGATGGCATGGGGGCTGCGGGCGTCAGAAAATCAGTAATCCCGTTTGAAAAACAGGCCAAAACCGCTTTCGCCTTCACTGTCGACAGTGCCGGTCACGGTGACGGACTCGGTGAGGTCGATGTTGATGCTCAGCTCACTGTCGCCCTCGGTGTTGACGTTGAAATCGGTATAGGCCTTCTCGCCGATATAGCCCCCAAGCCCCAGCAGCCCCGAGCCGATATTGTCGAGACCCACCTCCACATTGTCAGCGCCGGTTGCCTCCCGCAGGCGGCTTTGGTTGCCCAGCCCGCGTCCGCTGAGATCCAGAGCGGATTTGGCCAGCCGGGCCAGTGCCAGGGGGGACAGATCATCCAGGTTGTCGCCAAACAGCAGCAGCGCCAGGGCCTCTTCGCTGGGGCGGGGCGGGTCCGAGGTGACCTTGATTTGCGGCGCGTCCAGCGGGCCTTCGATCTCCAGCGTGGCGGAGCCGCTGGCGGTACTGGCAGAGGAGCGAAACTCCAGATGGGGTTTCAGATCCCCCAACAGGGTGATGCGGCCTTCGTCCAGCTCCAGGCGCCGCCCGAGGATATCAAAGGTGCCACGCTTCAGGCTGATCTGCCCGGAAGGCGCCAGGGCGGCGGTGCTGCCGCGCAGCTGGATGCGGCCGCCCAGTTCGGCATTGAGCCCACGGCCCCGGGCAAAGATGCGGTTGGGCGCGTCAATCAGCAGATCCAGGTTGATGTTGCTGCTGGAACCCGTGCTGGCGGCGGTTTGGATCAGCCCGGCGCGGGCGCGGGTCAGCCGTACCGCGCGGGTTTCGCCGATGTGGCGGATTGGCGGGATTGGCGCCGCCGAGATCGCCCCCCCGGCGGTGTTGAGGTTGATATTGCTTTCGCCGATATCAATCCGACCGCTCAAATTGCTGTTGCCGGCCAGCGGCCCATTGAAGGTCAGCGCGCCGTTCAGCAGGGTTTCATAGCTCAGATGATCGCTCAGCGTGACATCCGAGATGCCAATCTTGAGCGAAGCATCAAAGGGGGGCGTCAGGGCCATTGGCCCGGTCAGTTGCAGCGCGCCGCCATCGCGCGGGCGGGCCGAGACCTGAAGCTGCGCCCGTGCATCCCGTAGCGTGACAGTTGCGTTGATATCATCAAGCCGCTGGGCCGCAGCGGGCAGCGCCATCGCGGCGCCGCGCGTGGTGATGCTGCCCGTCAGGGCCGCGAGCGCGGGCGCGCCTTTTAATGCCAGATCAAAGGCGGCAGTGCCGCTCAGCAGATTTGGGGTGATAAAGGGGTTGGCCCCCTCCAGCCGGGCCTGCCCCTTGGCGGTGATATCCGCCTGTCCGCTGCGCTCGTCAAAGCTGCCAGCGAGGTGCGCCGCGGCACCCGAAGGCGCCTTGGCATCACTGGTGATCTGCCAGCGCCCATCGCGGCGTTGCGCCTTTCCCGTCGCGCTGAGCCTGCCCGGCAGTTCGGGAACGAAGCGCTGCATTTCTTCCAGAGAGGCCTCAAAGGTGACATCTGCCGCGCCGTCCAGCTGGGCACTGCCCTGGAGCTGGGCAAAGGAGGCATGTGGCCCCTTGAGCTGTAGCTGCCCCGTCAGGCTGTCGCCGCTTCGGGCCAGGTCGCCCTCCAGGGTCAGCGCCCCAGAGACCTGCGGCACCAGTGGGTTGAGATCCTTGAGCCCCGCCCGCAGATGCAGGCTGCCGGCGCGACTGTCCAAGCTGCCGCTGGCCTCGGCTGAAATTTGCCCGCCCAGCAGTGTGAACCTGTCGATGTCCAGCCCATCGGCACCGCGCGCGCCCTTGAAGGTCAGCGCCAGATTGCCCTCGGTCAGCTGGTCAACAAGGGCAATCCCGGCAGAGACTCCCTGGCCTTGCAGCGCCAGATCAGCCGCGAAGGCACCGGACAGCGGCGTGAGCGAGCCCTTGATCTGGCTTTGCACCGCGCCCGACAGGGGCTGCCCTGCCAGGGCAGAAAACCGCTGCAAATTGCCGGCGCCGATGCGCAGGTCGCCAGTGACCTTCAAGCCGCTTTCCAGCCCCTCAAAGCCCAGATCTCCGCTGGCCTGGTAGTCCTGCCCCTGCAACAGCAGATTTTGCAGGGTGAATGCCGCCGCGCCGCCCTGCGTGGTCAGATGGCTGGACAGGGAAATTTCGCTCCCCGCTGCCTGGGCCAGGGCCGGATCGCGCAGTTTCAACCCCTGAAGGTCTGCAGCGATATCCCCGTCGAGCTGCTGCGCACCGGTCTCATCCAGCGACAGCTGTCCCTTGGCGGTAATCACCCCGGTTTTGATCAGCGCCTGAGGATGGCTGAGCTGGGTCAGTTCGGCACTCACGGACCAGGGGCCATCGCTGGTTTTCTGCGCCAGGATTTCTGTGCCTGCAAGGGTGGTGTCGGCGCCGGGCAGGGGCAGGATGACTGCGGCCTGCCCGGGGGGCGGCGTGATCGCGGCGCGGATATTGGCGGTGTCCAGCAGTCCTGCGGGTGTCAGGGCCAGCGCCCCGGTGAGCCGCAGGGCCTGGCTGCGCAGGGCAAAACTGTCCAGCGCCAGCCCCGCCGTGGAGGAGGTGCTGCCCCGCAGGGTCATTTGCAGGCCCGGCCCAAAGAAGGGGCGATAGTCCGGCAGCAGCAAGGCGTCGATATCGCCGCCAAGATCGGCAGCGAAGGCGATGCCAGCCGCTGCGGCGGTGTCCCTTGTGTCGTCTGTTCCGGCATCGGTTGCATCCGCCAGCGCTGCCAGTTCAACACGGCCCGACAGCCGGTTGCTGCCGTTGGAGGACAGGGCAATCTGGGCGGTGAAATCTTCAACCGGGCCGGTGCCCTTTATGTCGAGCTGCAGGCTGGGGGCCGCAGGCAGCGCCAAAGCGGTGGCGATCAGGCCTCCTGAGGCTTCTTGTAGCGCCAGATCAAGGGTGATCTGGCGGCTGTCCCTGGCATATCCGGCCTCTAGGCTCAGCCGGTCACCGGGTTTGTCGAGCCGGTTCACCTTGAGCTGGGTTGCCAGACTGCCCTCGGCCAGTTTCAAGCCCCCCTGCAGGTTGAGGCTGGCGGCAAAGCCAAACAGCGATTCATCCAGCAGGATATGGGCGATGCTGATCTCTCCCAGCTCGATCGCGACTGGCAGGTCCGGCAATTGAAAGGGCGTGGCCTCAGGCGCGGGCAGGCTGGGATCCGGCGGCAGCGGCTTTGGCTGCCGCAGCACGGTGATTTCCGCCGCCTTCAGGTGATTGATCGACAAATTTCCGCGCAGCAGCGCCAGCCGGTTCCAGTCCAGCTCGGCGCCGCGCAGCCGCAGCCAGACGCCCTCGGCATCGGCGACGGTGATCTCGTCGATCACCGCCTGCGAGGAAAAGGCACCGTTCAGACCGGTCACGGTGATGTATTGGTTTTCCGCAGACAGGGTCTCTTCAAGAAAACTCTCGAGATAGCTGGGCTCGGGCGCGGTTTCCTGCGCTGCCAGAGGCGAGATCAGAGGCGAGACCAGGGATAGCGAGAGCGCAGAGCTGGCCAGCAGAGCGGCGGGGAACAGACCGGGAGCGCGCATCAAAAAGCCTGCCCTATACCGATGTAGAACTGCAATCCATCCTCGGTGCCACCATCCACCGGATAGGCGAAATCCACCCGCAGCGGCCCGATCCCGGCCACATCATAGCGCAGGCCAAACCCGGCGCCTGAATGGCTTTGCGACGTGCTGGAGACAAAGGCATCGCTGTCGACATAGCCAATGTCAAAAAAGCCTACCAGCGAGAGTTTGTCAGTGATCTTGCCGCGCAATTCACCCGAAAGCGCCAGATAGCCACGCCCACCGGCGGAATTGGCGCCCACCGGCACGCCCAGGGACTGGTATTCATGGCCGCGTACGGATCCGGCGCCGCCAGAGAAAAACAGCAGCGTCGGGGAGGCATTGCTCAGCGAGGGGCCAAT
This genomic interval carries:
- a CDS encoding glycosyltransferase family 2 protein, which encodes MSDHPPQPAIAARITKRLGSALHRARFFASLRHLHGPKQRIAAADEVVLVALVRDGAYYLDGFFDHYRRLGVAHFVFFDNGSREGTLDRLRQQPGVSILQSTLPWGDYENDFRSYAAKRYATDRWCLIADMDEIFDFEGRAEIGLRGLTGFLTDQGYTGLMAQMLEMFPKAPLSTVAALPYLQVLQQFDHCDISSVTAYDYQSPATGLGYFLHQNKITPPAPQLLFGGIRGKVFGESCCLTKHPLIYVGAGVTPAVHPHASTGLRLAPMSALIKHYKFANDALARDRASVAAASIAHGEDRQRLAVLQHSPDISLWSPQAQRAPALATLQQQGFLQADPAYSAYLASHTMRPLKNSETSQ
- a CDS encoding translocation/assembly module TamB domain-containing protein, with translation MRAPGLFPAALLASSALSLSLVSPLISPLAAQETAPEPSYLESFLEETLSAENQYITVTGLNGAFSSQAVIDEITVADAEGVWLRLRGAELDWNRLALLRGNLSINHLKAAEITVLRQPKPLPPDPSLPAPEATPFQLPDLPVAIELGEISIAHILLDESLFGFAASLNLQGGLKLAEGSLATQLKVNRLDKPGDRLSLEAGYARDSRQITLDLALQEASGGLIATALALPAAPSLQLDIKGTGPVEDFTAQIALSSNGSNRLSGRVELAALADATDAGTDDTRDTAAAAGIAFAADLGGDIDALLLPDYRPFFGPGLQMTLRGSTSSTAGLALDSFALRSQALRLTGALALTPAGLLDTANIRAAITPPPGQAAVILPLPGADTTLAGTEILAQKTSDGPWSVSAELTQLSHPQALIKTGVITAKGQLSLDETGAQQLDGDIAADLQGLKLRDPALAQAAGSEISLSSHLTTQGGAAAFTLQNLLLQGQDYQASGDLGFEGLESGLKVTGDLRIGAGNLQRFSALAGQPLSGAVQSQIKGSLTPLSGAFAADLALQGQGVSAGIALVDQLTEGNLALTFKGARGADGLDIDRFTLLGGQISAEASGSLDSRAGSLHLRAGLKDLNPLVPQVSGALTLEGDLARSGDSLTGQLQLKGPHASFAQLQGSAQLDGAADVTFEASLEEMQRFVPELPGRLSATGKAQRRDGRWQITSDAKAPSGAAAHLAGSFDERSGQADITAKGQARLEGANPFITPNLLSGTAAFDLALKGAPALAALTGSITTRGAAMALPAAAQRLDDINATVTLRDARAQLQVSARPRDGGALQLTGPMALTPPFDASLKIGISDVTLSDHLSYETLLNGALTFNGPLAGNSNLSGRIDIGESNINLNTAGGAISAAPIPPIRHIGETRAVRLTRARAGLIQTAASTGSSSNINLDLLIDAPNRIFARGRGLNAELGGRIQLRGSTAALAPSGQISLKRGTFDILGRRLELDEGRITLLGDLKPHLEFRSSASTASGSATLEIEGPLDAPQIKVTSDPPRPSEEALALLLFGDNLDDLSPLALARLAKSALDLSGRGLGNQSRLREATGADNVEVGLDNIGSGLLGLGGYIGEKAYTDFNVNTEGDSELSINIDLTESVTVTGTVDSEGESGFGLFFKRDY
- a CDS encoding glycosyltransferase family 2 protein, coding for MTGSPAYTPPLISAVVIGRNEGTRLLTCLASLQPQIHRLIYVDSGSSDGSTKAALALGVEVVELDMARPFTAARARNAGLDRLQGEQGFVQLVDGDCEVDASWIPQAAAFLQHHPEVAVVCGRRRERFPEASIYNQLCDSEWDTPIGEARACGGDALMRLEALRAVAGYRADLIAGEEPEMCLRLRRKGWKIWRIDAEMTLHDAQMTRFGQWWKRSRRAGYAFAQGAALHGASPDRHWVTETRRALLWGGALPLALLLSTVAITPWALLAAVIYPLQLARLTPRMGLRPACFSLLGKFAECAGVAEYFWDRLRGKNRKILEYK